From the genome of Candidatus Electrothrix communis, one region includes:
- a CDS encoding ABC transporter permease has translation MSNEQQWDLVIKPKTGWFDIHLGEIWRYRDLIGMFVKRDFVTMYKQTILGPLWFIIQPLFTTLVFTIIFGKVAKIPTDNIPPFLFYLSGNVAWGYFATCLGRTSDTFNSNARIFGKVYFPRLTVPLSSVISGLLQFCIQFLLFLGFYFYFIAQDSPIFPKLWILCLPILLLQMALLGFGTGVLVSSMTTKYKDLRFAMGFVTQLWMYATPIVYPLTLVPDWLRPWYVLNPMVSVVECFRYAFLGSGEIRWSYVGVGWLTTLLILFAGVILFSRIEKTFMDTV, from the coding sequence ATGAGTAATGAGCAGCAATGGGATTTGGTGATTAAACCGAAAACAGGCTGGTTTGACATCCATCTTGGAGAAATATGGCGTTACCGAGATTTGATCGGTATGTTTGTAAAACGTGATTTTGTCACTATGTACAAGCAGACTATCTTGGGGCCTCTTTGGTTCATTATTCAGCCACTTTTTACCACTTTGGTCTTTACCATTATCTTCGGCAAGGTGGCAAAAATACCGACGGACAATATTCCACCCTTTCTTTTTTACCTGTCCGGCAATGTTGCTTGGGGGTATTTTGCTACCTGCCTCGGCAGAACCTCTGATACCTTTAATTCGAATGCCCGCATATTCGGCAAGGTGTACTTCCCTCGGTTAACCGTACCTCTTTCCTCTGTTATTTCAGGGCTACTACAGTTCTGTATCCAGTTTCTTTTATTTCTCGGGTTTTATTTTTACTTCATCGCACAAGATTCCCCCATTTTTCCAAAGTTATGGATTCTTTGTCTACCTATTCTCCTTCTCCAAATGGCGCTGCTTGGTTTTGGAACCGGAGTGCTGGTTTCCTCGATGACAACAAAGTATAAAGACCTGCGTTTCGCGATGGGGTTTGTGACTCAACTCTGGATGTATGCCACCCCGATTGTCTACCCGCTTACCCTTGTCCCGGATTGGCTTAGGCCTTGGTATGTGTTGAATCCTATGGTTTCGGTTGTTGAGTGTTTTCGCTATGCCTTTCTCGGGTCAGGGGAGATACGCTGGAGCTATGTCGGAGTTGGATGGCTTACAACCCTGTTGATTTTATTTGCTGGTGTTATTCTATTTAGCCGTATTGAAAAGACGTTTATGGATACCGTGTAA
- a CDS encoding MarR family transcriptional regulator produces MNPAEHIAEARKNLVETGGRTSQDLGLGRIVGQVLVYLYLQPKECSLDVLEQELGLSKASVSVAARQLESLGLVQRVWIKGERKKYYRSAENIARALQQGVLSMLRHKVEYFGGELEKSMNLLDGEVASENEEDRDFLRQRVKRAKKLQERLDSVLGNPLVHLLAKMNRK; encoded by the coding sequence ATGAATCCAGCAGAGCATATTGCGGAAGCCCGAAAAAACCTTGTAGAAACTGGTGGTAGAACCAGTCAGGATCTTGGATTAGGGCGTATTGTCGGCCAGGTGTTGGTGTATCTCTATCTCCAGCCAAAAGAATGCTCACTAGATGTTCTGGAGCAGGAGCTCGGCTTGAGTAAGGCCTCGGTCAGTGTTGCGGCCCGGCAGCTTGAATCTCTGGGACTGGTGCAGAGAGTTTGGATTAAGGGCGAACGGAAAAAATACTATCGCAGTGCTGAAAATATTGCCCGAGCCTTGCAGCAAGGGGTACTCTCCATGCTCCGCCACAAGGTAGAATATTTTGGTGGTGAGCTCGAAAAAAGTATGAACTTGCTTGATGGTGAGGTTGCTTCAGAGAACGAAGAGGATCGTGATTTTTTGCGGCAGCGGGTAAAGCGGGCAAAAAAGCTCCAGGAACGGCTTGATAGCGTATTAGGTAATCCGCTGGTCCACCTGCTTGCAAAGATGAACCGTAAGTGA
- the ileS gene encoding isoleucine--tRNA ligase, translating into MEYRDTLNLPQTKFKMKANLTQKEPQYLKRWDKKKLYQKLQEAAAEKPLFILHDGPPYANGNIHLGTAFNKVLKDIILKSRRLAGFQAPYIPGWDCHGLPIEHNVDKELGKKKETIPVLAKRGACRNYAEKWIKTQKGQFRRLGVLGDWDKPYLTINYDYEAAIAREFNRFLLSDGVVRSKKPVYWCSTCRTALAEAEVEYYDHTSPSIYVKFPVAEDLSEVVPELAGMENLKVVIWTTTPWTLPANMGIAFHPHFVYAAVAVKDEVWILAQELVEKCFEDFEISDYKVLTTFSAKGLEGKKCRHPFLDRDSLMVLADYVTTEAGTGCVHTAPGHGADDYITGLRYDLEVLSPLDDGGQYTEEAGKYAGRQIPMVNREINDDMAADGSLVKESEINHSYPHCWRCKKPVIYRATKQWFISMKNNDLRDKALQAIKEVQWTPAWGEQRIHGMIEGRPDWCVSRQRSWGVPLTVLTCTDCGEILKDAGVCAQIEAMFEKEGADAWFKHEAEAFLPDGVQCSCGSTHFEKETDILDVWFDSGVSHAAVMEARDELCSPADLYLEGSDQHRGWFQSSLLTSVGTRGQAPFKGVLTHGYVVDGKGKKMSKSIGNVIAPQEMIDKFGAEILRLWVASEDYRDDVKVSEEILRRVSDSYRKLRNTLRFLLSNLNDFDPATDSVGAEAFSEMDRWALARFADLVRRVGRAYTEYEFHAIYHSLINFCGTTVSSLYMDVLKDRLYCSTPNAPGRRAAQTVIYRILDGLLRLMAPILSVTAAEAWEHLHGLDDKSPVEESVFFADFPKVDDIAQDAASDARWERLIALRSEITKVLEAARREKTIGLSLDAEVLLQVDAKTVTFLEENKDLLQELCIISSLRVVTEAGDATFVASEEIEGLQVAVRPAPGNKCERCWTISPAVGEDSEHPTLCSRCLAVVKELAG; encoded by the coding sequence ATGGAATACCGGGATACCCTGAATCTGCCCCAAACAAAATTTAAAATGAAGGCCAATCTGACCCAGAAAGAGCCGCAATACCTCAAGCGCTGGGACAAGAAAAAACTCTATCAGAAACTTCAGGAGGCAGCAGCGGAAAAGCCCCTGTTCATCCTGCATGACGGCCCTCCCTATGCCAACGGCAATATTCATCTCGGTACCGCCTTTAATAAGGTGCTCAAAGATATAATCCTTAAATCCCGGCGACTGGCTGGCTTCCAGGCCCCTTATATTCCGGGCTGGGACTGCCACGGCCTGCCCATTGAGCATAATGTAGACAAGGAGCTGGGCAAGAAAAAGGAAACCATCCCTGTGCTGGCGAAACGCGGTGCCTGCCGCAACTATGCCGAGAAATGGATCAAAACCCAGAAAGGACAGTTCCGACGCCTGGGCGTCTTGGGCGACTGGGACAAGCCCTATCTGACCATAAACTACGACTACGAGGCCGCCATTGCCCGTGAGTTTAATCGCTTCCTGCTCTCTGACGGGGTGGTCCGCTCAAAAAAGCCGGTCTATTGGTGTTCCACCTGCCGCACTGCTTTGGCCGAGGCTGAAGTGGAATATTACGATCATACCTCACCCTCGATTTATGTCAAATTCCCGGTGGCCGAGGATCTGAGCGAGGTGGTGCCTGAACTGGCCGGGATGGAAAATCTTAAAGTCGTCATCTGGACCACCACCCCCTGGACCCTGCCCGCCAATATGGGTATAGCCTTTCACCCTCATTTTGTCTATGCCGCTGTTGCCGTCAAGGACGAGGTTTGGATTCTGGCCCAGGAGCTGGTGGAAAAATGCTTTGAGGACTTTGAGATCAGTGACTACAAGGTACTGACCACCTTTTCCGCCAAGGGCCTGGAGGGCAAAAAATGCCGTCATCCCTTCTTGGATCGCGATTCTCTGATGGTGCTGGCGGATTATGTCACCACCGAGGCAGGTACCGGTTGTGTTCATACCGCACCCGGCCACGGTGCGGACGATTACATCACCGGCTTACGTTACGATTTGGAAGTGCTCTCCCCCTTGGATGATGGAGGCCAGTATACGGAAGAAGCGGGCAAATATGCAGGTCGTCAGATTCCCATGGTCAACCGGGAGATCAACGACGATATGGCAGCGGACGGCAGCCTCGTCAAAGAAAGTGAGATCAATCACTCCTATCCCCATTGTTGGCGTTGTAAAAAACCAGTAATCTACCGGGCCACCAAGCAGTGGTTTATCTCCATGAAAAATAATGACCTGCGCGATAAGGCTCTGCAAGCCATCAAAGAAGTGCAATGGACCCCGGCCTGGGGCGAGCAGCGTATCCACGGCATGATAGAAGGTCGGCCTGATTGGTGTGTCTCCCGTCAGCGCTCTTGGGGTGTCCCTCTGACCGTGCTGACCTGTACAGACTGCGGCGAGATTCTCAAGGACGCCGGGGTCTGTGCGCAAATCGAGGCCATGTTTGAAAAAGAGGGTGCGGATGCCTGGTTCAAGCATGAAGCCGAGGCCTTTCTCCCGGACGGGGTGCAGTGCTCCTGCGGATCAACCCATTTTGAAAAAGAGACCGACATCCTTGATGTCTGGTTTGATTCCGGAGTCAGCCATGCTGCGGTTATGGAGGCTCGGGACGAACTGTGCTCTCCGGCAGATCTCTATCTGGAAGGCAGCGATCAGCATCGGGGCTGGTTTCAATCCTCCCTGCTGACCTCTGTGGGCACCCGTGGTCAGGCACCCTTTAAGGGCGTGCTCACCCATGGTTATGTAGTGGACGGCAAGGGCAAGAAGATGTCCAAGTCGATCGGTAACGTGATTGCGCCTCAGGAGATGATCGACAAATTCGGCGCTGAAATCCTCCGTCTCTGGGTAGCCAGCGAGGATTATCGGGATGATGTGAAGGTCTCGGAAGAGATCCTCCGTCGAGTCTCGGATTCCTACCGCAAGCTGCGTAACACCCTGCGCTTTCTCCTTTCCAATCTCAATGATTTTGATCCGGCCACCGACAGTGTCGGTGCGGAGGCCTTCAGCGAGATGGATCGCTGGGCCCTGGCTCGTTTTGCGGACTTGGTCCGTCGAGTGGGTCGCGCCTATACCGAGTATGAATTCCATGCCATCTACCACAGCCTGATCAACTTTTGCGGCACCACCGTCTCCAGCCTCTACATGGACGTGCTCAAAGACCGGCTCTACTGCTCAACGCCGAATGCACCAGGACGCCGGGCGGCCCAGACCGTTATTTACCGCATTCTCGACGGCCTGCTCCGCCTAATGGCACCGATCCTCAGCGTGACTGCTGCCGAGGCTTGGGAGCATCTGCACGGACTTGATGACAAATCTCCGGTGGAAGAATCCGTCTTTTTTGCTGACTTCCCCAAGGTGGATGATATTGCCCAGGATGCTGCCTCAGATGCACGTTGGGAACGGCTGATTGCCCTGCGTAGTGAAATCACCAAGGTATTGGAGGCTGCTCGCCGGGAGAAGACCATCGGCCTGTCCCTGGATGCTGAGGTGCTTTTACAGGTGGATGCGAAGACAGTAACCTTTTTAGAAGAAAATAAAGATCTGTTGCAGGAACTCTGCATTATCTCCAGCCTGCGCGTTGTCACTGAGGCGGGCGATGCAACCTTTGTTGCCAGCGAAGAGATTGAAGGGCTCCAAGTTGCCGTCCGGCCCGCGCCGGGTAATAAATGCGAACGCTGCTGGACCATCTCACCCGCAGTGGGTGAAGACTCAGAGCATCCGACCCTGTGCAGCCGTTGCCTTGCTGTGGTCAAGGAGCTGGCAGGCTGA
- a CDS encoding NAD-dependent epimerase/dehydratase family protein: MSKVIVTGAGGFIGKLLVKHLERIDISVLPLIRKNGDITKKETWDDLPAVDHVFHLAGRNYVPESWNDKTGFIYSNVIGTQQALDFCLNHGAKMTYVSAYLYGIPSSLPIREDATIEPNNPYALSKRLAEELCQFYSRYLALTVTVIRPFNVFGPGQRQEYLIPEILKCVQEGREIRLQDLNPKRDYVFVEDVVEALVKTLNFRTDTSYNVFNIGAGVSYSVKELVAMIQKVCGTALPVVSNGIERPQEIPDVCADISQAKELLQWSPRYTFIEGIKQLLHTERGSFD; encoded by the coding sequence ATGAGTAAGGTAATTGTGACCGGTGCGGGTGGATTTATCGGGAAATTATTGGTTAAGCATTTAGAGAGAATTGATATATCTGTTTTACCGTTAATAAGAAAAAATGGAGATATAACAAAAAAAGAGACATGGGATGATTTACCTGCTGTAGACCATGTGTTCCATTTGGCTGGGCGCAATTATGTGCCAGAGAGTTGGAACGATAAAACAGGTTTTATTTATTCTAATGTGATCGGAACACAGCAAGCACTGGATTTTTGTCTTAATCATGGTGCAAAAATGACATATGTTAGCGCATATCTTTATGGAATTCCGTCGTCTTTGCCAATCCGTGAAGATGCCACAATTGAACCTAACAATCCTTATGCTTTGTCGAAACGGTTAGCTGAGGAACTTTGTCAGTTTTATTCAAGATATTTAGCTCTTACTGTAACTGTTATCCGTCCTTTTAATGTTTTCGGACCCGGTCAGCGGCAGGAGTATCTCATACCTGAAATATTGAAATGTGTCCAGGAAGGTAGAGAAATTCGACTTCAGGATCTTAATCCGAAAAGGGATTATGTGTTTGTAGAAGACGTTGTCGAGGCACTGGTAAAGACGTTGAATTTCAGGACTGATACTTCATACAATGTTTTTAACATAGGGGCGGGGGTTTCTTATTCGGTGAAAGAACTCGTTGCCATGATCCAAAAGGTTTGTGGTACTGCTTTGCCTGTTGTTTCAAATGGTATTGAGCGTCCCCAGGAAATCCCAGATGTTTGTGCAGACATTAGTCAAGCAAAAGAACTGCTTCAATGGTCACCACGGTACACCTTTATCGAAGGTATAAAACAACTACTTCATACAGAGAGAGGAAGTTTTGACTGA
- a CDS encoding sugar phosphate nucleotidyltransferase, producing MSKRAVILAGGKGTRLRPYTVVLPKPLMPIGDYPILEVIVKQLAQCGFDHITMAVNHQADIVRAFFGDGGKWGVKIDYSLEDRPLGTMAPLKLINDLPRHFLVMNGDILTDLDFAGVYKEHVESGNIFSISSKVREHQIDYGVLDTDSDRQLIGFREKPSNTYEVSMGIYMVSREALKFIPKGKPYGFDSLMLDLLDNGRTVKVNKFEGYWLDIGRPDDYAQAIDEFESMKSRFIDE from the coding sequence ATGTCTAAACGCGCAGTCATACTGGCCGGCGGCAAAGGGACAAGGCTTCGTCCTTATACTGTGGTGCTGCCCAAGCCCTTGATGCCGATAGGTGATTACCCTATTTTAGAGGTGATTGTAAAGCAGCTTGCACAATGTGGTTTTGATCATATAACAATGGCTGTTAATCATCAGGCGGATATCGTAAGGGCATTTTTTGGTGATGGGGGGAAATGGGGTGTCAAAATTGATTATTCTCTCGAAGATAGACCATTAGGAACCATGGCTCCTTTAAAATTGATCAATGATTTACCCCGTCACTTCCTGGTCATGAATGGTGATATTTTGACTGATCTTGACTTTGCTGGTGTCTATAAAGAACATGTAGAATCTGGAAATATCTTTTCTATATCTTCCAAGGTTCGGGAGCATCAAATTGATTATGGGGTCTTGGATACTGATAGCGATAGGCAGCTAATTGGTTTTAGGGAGAAACCAAGTAATACTTACGAGGTCAGTATGGGGATCTATATGGTCTCTCGTGAAGCACTTAAGTTTATTCCTAAAGGAAAACCATACGGTTTTGATAGTTTAATGCTGGATTTGTTAGATAACGGAAGAACAGTTAAAGTTAATAAATTTGAAGGCTACTGGCTTGATATTGGAAGACCAGATGACTATGCTCAGGCTATTGATGAGTTCGAAAGCATGAAATCCAGGTTCATAGATGAGTAA
- a CDS encoding ABC transporter ATP-binding protein, with translation MSTVISIENLWKEYRLGVIGHGTLTKDLQSWWAKVRGKEDPNSQIAPMMAGQEKQIDGDHFWALQDVNLEVKEGEILGVIGKNGAGKSTLLKILSRVTAPTKGNIKVKGRIASLLEVGTGFHPELTGRENIFMNGAILGMSKWEIRGKLDEIIDFSGVENFIDTPVKRYSSGMYVRLAFAVAAHLESEILIIDEVLAVGDADFQKKCLGKMENIASHGRTVLFVSHNLNAVKRLCPSAVLLENGRVQMQGFSEQIMNRYLETRIHGKVSSRQYDRDENKEVVQIRSIKVTDGESVVRVVDLKDEVEICIEYEFYKDVSNVSVGLQITDNSVDEIILNLSDPELDLSRFELRKKGYYQAKVKIPANLLNTAIFFVKVGISHLDRTVYDLVDDVSFEVEDKVGILSFYGLQRKPGILSTQLPWNVEKIS, from the coding sequence ATGTCTACTGTAATAAGCATAGAAAATCTCTGGAAAGAGTATCGCCTTGGGGTTATCGGGCACGGTACCTTGACAAAGGATTTACAATCATGGTGGGCCAAGGTGCGTGGTAAAGAGGATCCTAACTCCCAAATAGCCCCTATGATGGCTGGTCAGGAAAAACAGATAGATGGCGACCATTTTTGGGCATTGCAGGATGTTAACCTGGAAGTAAAGGAAGGGGAAATTCTTGGTGTTATAGGGAAGAACGGGGCTGGGAAATCAACTCTTTTAAAAATACTTTCCCGTGTTACTGCTCCTACCAAAGGGAATATCAAAGTCAAAGGCCGGATAGCAAGTCTGTTGGAAGTGGGGACCGGTTTTCATCCAGAACTTACCGGTCGAGAAAATATTTTCATGAACGGTGCCATTCTTGGCATGTCCAAGTGGGAAATCCGAGGAAAGCTTGATGAAATTATCGATTTTTCCGGCGTTGAGAATTTTATAGATACACCGGTAAAACGGTATTCTTCCGGGATGTATGTACGTCTTGCCTTTGCAGTCGCAGCTCACCTTGAATCTGAAATTCTTATAATAGATGAAGTGCTGGCAGTGGGAGATGCTGATTTTCAGAAAAAATGCCTTGGTAAAATGGAGAATATCGCAAGCCACGGCAGGACAGTGCTTTTTGTGAGTCATAATTTGAATGCGGTGAAACGATTGTGTCCAAGTGCTGTGCTACTTGAAAATGGCAGAGTTCAAATGCAAGGTTTTTCCGAACAGATTATGAATCGATATCTGGAAACACGAATCCATGGAAAGGTGTCAAGTCGTCAATATGATCGGGATGAAAATAAAGAAGTAGTTCAAATACGCAGCATTAAAGTTACAGATGGGGAAAGTGTTGTGAGAGTTGTGGATTTGAAAGATGAAGTTGAAATATGCATAGAATATGAATTTTATAAGGATGTTTCCAATGTGAGTGTTGGGTTGCAAATTACAGATAATAGTGTTGATGAAATTATTTTAAATTTATCGGATCCAGAGTTAGACTTGTCGAGGTTTGAATTACGAAAGAAAGGTTATTACCAAGCAAAGGTTAAGATACCCGCTAATTTATTAAATACTGCAATATTTTTTGTTAAAGTAGGTATCTCACACTTAGATCGTACAGTATATGATTTAGTTGATGATGTCAGCTTTGAGGTGGAAGATAAAGTTGGAATACTTTCTTTCTATGGCCTTCAGAGAAAACCTGGAATTCTATCTACTCAGTTACCATGGAATGTCGAGAAAATATCTTAA
- a CDS encoding NAD-dependent 4,6-dehydratase LegB, with amino-acid sequence MNKSKLEGKKILVTGADGFIGSHLTEQLVLSGCNVKAFTLYNSFNSWGWLDHASKDVKESLEIFSGDIRDPHGVKEAMKGCDIVMHLAALIAIPYSYHSPDTYVDTNIKGTLNILQAARELGVEKIVHTSTSEVYGTARFVPITEEHPLQGQSPYSATKIAADQLAYSFYSSFDLPVAIIRPFNTYGPRQSARAVIPTVITQIKNGQRGIKLGSLHPTRDFNYVADTVAGFIAVAESARSAGEVINCGSGKEITIGNLVELIAELMSVDIEIETDDIRLRPSKSEVERLLCDNSKLIDLTSFKPVVKLREGLSRTIEWFGDADNLKQYKAGIYNV; translated from the coding sequence ATGAATAAAAGTAAACTGGAAGGAAAAAAAATACTAGTAACAGGTGCAGATGGTTTTATTGGTTCACATCTTACTGAACAACTTGTTTTGTCAGGATGTAATGTCAAAGCTTTCACCTTATATAATTCTTTTAATTCCTGGGGTTGGCTTGATCATGCATCAAAAGATGTTAAAGAGTCTCTTGAAATATTCAGCGGTGATATAAGAGATCCACATGGTGTAAAAGAGGCCATGAAAGGGTGTGATATTGTAATGCATCTGGCGGCTTTGATTGCCATCCCCTATTCATATCATTCTCCTGATACCTATGTTGATACGAATATCAAGGGAACTCTCAATATACTTCAGGCAGCAAGAGAACTTGGCGTTGAGAAAATTGTTCATACTTCTACCAGTGAAGTTTATGGTACTGCTAGATTTGTTCCTATCACAGAAGAACATCCTTTGCAGGGCCAGTCTCCCTATTCGGCAACCAAGATAGCAGCAGATCAGCTGGCATATTCTTTTTATTCTTCTTTTGACTTGCCGGTGGCAATTATCAGGCCATTTAATACATACGGGCCGAGGCAATCTGCAAGAGCGGTGATTCCAACTGTAATTACTCAGATTAAGAATGGTCAGCGCGGGATCAAACTTGGTTCTTTGCATCCAACCCGAGACTTTAATTATGTCGCAGATACAGTTGCCGGGTTTATAGCAGTCGCAGAATCTGCCAGGTCTGCTGGAGAGGTGATTAATTGTGGGAGTGGTAAAGAAATAACGATTGGAAATCTTGTAGAATTAATAGCTGAACTGATGAGTGTTGATATTGAAATAGAAACTGATGATATTAGATTACGGCCCAGTAAAAGTGAAGTTGAAAGATTGTTATGCGATAATTCAAAACTTATTGATCTTACATCTTTTAAACCTGTTGTGAAACTTCGAGAAGGTCTTTCCAGGACGATCGAATGGTTTGGTGATGCCGATAATCTTAAACAGTATAAAGCTGGTATCTATAATGTCTAA